The Amblyomma americanum isolate KBUSLIRL-KWMA chromosome 11, ASM5285725v1, whole genome shotgun sequence genome includes the window TTCCTGACTTTGCGCAATGTGGtgctactaaattaaacattcaATGTGAAATTTAACTTGAAGTCACATTATTAGAGGAGCAGGTGTTATTCTCGTTTGACTGGCGTCATCGACTCACTCTTTTTCAGGCCCCCGTAGCAGAGCCCAGAAACCTGCGGTGCTTTTTCGTAGGTGTCTGTTTTCTTTGCGCCTCGATGACCATCTTCGCACTGATCTACACTGACTTCAAACTCCCGAAGTGGACAACATGGACCAGCACGAGAAGATTGCAAAAACGGGTGAAGATCTTGTTCTGGACAAAAGCCTTCGGGGCGTGGAACGAAGTTTACAACTTCACGTCAAGCGGTCTAACCCCTCACGACAACTGCCCGGTTCCGTGCTTCCTGACCAATAACAGGTCCCTGATAAGAACGGTAGACGCCGTCGTGATACACGACCGGGACGCCGAcggtaacaaccttcccaagtaTCGTGCGCCACACCAGCGATGGGTCTACTGGAATTTGGAGTCTCCTGCTCACAGCCGACCACAACAAATGAAAAAACTGAAGAAAGTCTTCAACTGGACGTACACGTACAGGCGTGACTCAGATGTTTGGCACCCTTATTCCTTCGTTGCACGACTAACGCCTGAGCGCAGCAGTTCGCCGCCTTTCGTAACATGGACGAACCGTTCCAAGCTAGTCGTGTGGCTGGTGAGCAACTGCCGAACGCCTAGCGGCCGAATGCAATTCGTGAAGGAGCTCAAGAAGCACATCCCCGTCGACATTTACGGGACCTGCGGCAACCTGAAATGCTTGAGAAGGCTAGGATGTCCAGCGAGTTTCGGAAGGACGTACTACTTTTACTTGGCTCTGGAAAATTCGATATGCCCTGATTACGTCACTGAGAAGTTTTACGTTAATGCTCTTCAAAACGAAATTGTTCCTGTGGTTTTCGGAAACTACTCAGACTTGGCACCTCCGGGCTCGTACATCAATGCGCTTGATTTTGCTTCACCCAAGCACGTCGCTACTTATTTGAAGGCGGTTGCGGCAGACCCGTCACGATACCAGAAGTACTTTGCCTGGAGAAACACCCACGGCATCGTTCCAAGCGGCATCACAGATCACTGCGCCCTCTGCAAGGCGTTATATGAGGCGCGGCCAGAAAACCGGAAAGTGTACAAGAACATCGTCCGCTGGTGGCACGGAAATGGTTCCCTATGCACCTCGTGGAAGCCAGTAAGAGCTCCGGATACCGTCGCGCCAGCCGGGCGAACTATGAGCCCAGGCTTCGCAGCAACCCTTCGTCCGACTGGATCGACCTTTCAAGAAGAAAAGTCTATCGGACGAAACAATAAATCTGAGCATTGATCCCTCAAAACCTGAGGCGCAACGCTATCCCAAACAATGTGCCAACATGAGGATAAACATTTTCACGTGCAAGCAAGGCACAGCTAAGATGGATAAGACTGTTTTCATCGGCTTAAAACATTCACCCATTTGACAGCACATGTGATGACATTTATAAATGTTATATTGTCTCTCGTGTATTTATGTATTCAGTGTTAGAAGCATAGCTAGAGAACTGGGCGGCCAACTGCAGTCAAAATGATAATGTAGACATTCTATCGAAATGGAGACGCGATGTTTATCCACTGATATGCAACCAAGTGTTGCTGGAGATCGCCTGAAATAAACAACCTGCGCTTGGTGGAGGTAGACTGAATACAAATGGGGTAAATCTTTGACAGCGTTGCTGGAATTTGTGCGACCACATGCCTTCTTTTTCGCGCAACGCATGCTCGCTCTAGtgcaaatgatattgtcgaagaTGCGCGTAGCGTCATAAAACATAGCAATTATCCTTGTGTAACCTATCCTGATTTCTCTCCGGAAAAGGCTCTCGTGCTAAGAAGCGTTGTTTTACGACATTTGGATAATACATGAAACCTGCATTCTTCGCTAATAATTTTTCTTCGTTGGTGTCGTTCAGCTCGCGCTCTGACTCCGATCTCTAGCACTGAAAGCCGTTCGCGCGTTCAACTCGAAGGACCTAATAATTTACATTTTCCTCAGACAATAGTCGCAATAACAACTGAACGAATCTTCATGTGAATGAGGAAGCTTAACAATAGCTTCTACGTATGCGCTCTGTACAACCCGTTGGCATACCAAGAGATCACAATAAGTATCACTGCATCATCCACGAAGTTACAAGCATTAGAGAAGTCGTCGTCATCAACAGTTCATTTTGTCAGTCTGACATGAGAACAATAATTAAGCGATCCATACTGATACTTTATGAACGATAATGGTGCGTCACCGAGCTGGAAAACAAAGTATTCGTTGCGACGATATGGAGTCATTCGTCTGGTAAGGCCGGGTTGCGCGTAGGACTTCGCGCATTCGATGCATATATACAACGGGGACACTaccaaggcagaaaaaaaaaaacattcccatgATCCGAGATGTACTACGCAATGTTCTACACCATCAGCAATAATTAGCACCAAGTCTTGGCGACAATTTGTTTGGCATTCGCAATTGCATTGTTCCTCTAAATTAAGGGGGAAGTCGTCAGCTGGGTTAGCACCAAATGAATGAAAAACCATCGTCGCCTTAGAAGATGGAAACATACGATCGAACTCTCTCCGCTTAGCAGGAAAACGAACGCCACAAGGGTCAGTCCTGCCCCCCTGCTTGTTAACATATCAATGAGCCAACTGCACCCCACAGCCCCCTACTAGATGCCATGCGGTAATCAGACACGCGCTGTGTGCGGATGACATTGCCACCTTGGCCAGCTATGATGGCGAAATACAGGACGCGCTACAAGCAGCAGCGAACGGCAGCCAACAATGTGCACGGACATGGGGAATAGCGTGTGCAGCGCAACTCATAACTGCTCACGGTCACAAAATGCCGAAGGAAAACCGACCCACCACGGGACCTCACGGTCACAGTTGAGGGCGATCCCATTAATAGGGTAAGCAGAGTATACAGTTGTTGGGCCTacctttacaaaaaaatacaaagaacACGTACACGATGGTGCtactaaaaaaaacaataaaataaccGACATGATCCGAAGGATCACCAGCCGCCGTCAGGGCCTAAAAGGAGCTGACGTTCTCCGTATCGTACAAGCAATAATTATAAACCGCATCACATACCACGCTCCGTATCTACGCTTCACACAGACAGAAACAGAGAAGCTAGACACCCTAATCCGCACAGCCGTAAAAACGGCGATAAGCATCACTATCTATGCATCAATGACCAGAGTATTACGATGAGGTTTACGCAATACTACTTGCGAAGTAATCGAAGCCCAGAAAGTCAATAAGATAGACCCAAACACACGCCGACAGGGAGGCATGTCCTCAGACATTTAGGATACCAAATTTTCACCTCGCGAACTTCAACCAATAGCATTAAAAATGAGAGTCTGCATTACAATAACACCAATACCACGAAATATGCACCCCGAACACCACACCGGTAGGCGCAAAGTCAAGGGCCGAGACCCTGCATAGAACATAGGCAACGACCATGACACCCTCTAAACAGATGCTGCAGACCACCAAGCTACAAAGGCAAAGGTAATAGCCGTGGCTGAGCGGAGAGGCGGTGCGATAGCATCAGTCACAGCACGCAccgaggttgaggttgaggtgttgaatgctacaggtggggttagccttgctttgtctgccggcaattgctccaccgcagcgtcccttcgatattaacaatgccgcatctactccgctaagcgcacagtctcttataatagcacacattctctcccgcagtcaccatctatgcacacaatcaatccacacagttcacaacacagtccactccagaagtcaccatctatgcacatattcagtcacagtagaacataggccattgtagtgccacactccatacacacattcactcacagtataaagtagtccactccggaagacaccatctacgcacacattcaatcacagtaggccatagtccgtttctgctgtcaccatttaaaaacaagatccgtgttctgcagaaatgttaaaagaaggcgttcagcctcccttctgcatgtctggtttccactcgggtagacaatgtcctgcactgtgctgtgacgggttcctgtcttcttgaaggaagcgaacatcacatgcctttccgcgttgtactttgggcagtacataatataatgttcgatatccccgcacacaccacataaagagcagagcggagacgatgctatgccggtcttatgcatccatgcaggagtgcgagcagaggccgtgcgaattcgatgtagaagggtcgcctgagatctccTTAGCCcattggtcacacatggcttgtgagacgcactccacagggtactgaagtgatcgagcaccgttttcctgcagagacttttcccatcttaaggtacttttttttatggaatccttgaaagagctttatgggcgagactgtctgccacctcattaccgttaactcctatgtgagagggcacccactggaaatgtagagtaaagcctctgctgtgcagattctgcaccaagcgcagagagcttagagacaaggcgtcagtagggaatccgcgctctaacctctgaagggcagattttgaatcagttaggatgacaacaggttgagccggacaagaccctaacttccgtaaagcggcctcaatagcaacactttcagccgttgtgggggatacaacagcagtacagcGCACGGACcccttacagtccaaagaaggaatgtaaaaagccgctgcgctagcttgtttgaccttgtccaaagaaccatccgtgaaaatttgaagatggcaggcatactctgtttccaagtattccagtacaagcgaacgcgttgctgccaaaggagcgctgcgctttgcgctcacatggggaattgtgaccttacagtcgagggtcggaaaagaccaggggggtttcaaccgtttcctttgccttcggacattaatgcctaaagaactaagagtattgagtgccaagtaagccttcgactcatatctcttgcagagccgctggagaagggatcgcccagctaccgtccctcctaagcggtcaagatgcattagtagtctctgagaagcgataaggctaagaggtttcgatagggactcatgaagtactgccttattcgcagccgcctggggaactccaatggctcttcttaggccctttctgtggacaacttcgagacgctcaagttgtgatgccgatggggaaattaaaggtaattgatacattatccggctgaccaccagcgcttcatgaagtttgaccattgaagaaggatggtttccccattgctcacgtgcaattctgaggatcacattgagacgagaagatatagatgaaacaatcgcgtctacagcttttcgccactgtagacgggagtcaataatgacgcccaggaaacgcgcgtggttgaattgacggatgcaagagtgaccgaggtctatcttcaaccgcgctagacgtcttcctacacctggaaacagaataaagccggatttgtacactgacagagacaaccccaaaccttgaaggtaagcttgtgccgaaagtatagcctgtcgagctatcagggctaatcgcttgtgttggtagccagtaatccaaatacagatgtcgtcagcataaagtgacatacgcacttgcctgcaactttttttcaacgaatcgggtaggccagccattacggcgttaaagagcgtgggggaaagaacacttccttgaggcacacctcgtgatagaaccctttcggtgcttaacgtactccctaaccgtacacgaaccgcgctatcacttataaacttgtaaatgaatcttaacatgtggccctgtatgcccatgccttgcaaactgtttagaattgagctctgaagcacgctgtcgtaagctttcgcaacatcaagaaaaacggctaaggtggaaaggccgaaagctctgtggtgttcaatgtgactgatcaagtctaagacgctatcttgggcactaagacctcggcggaatcctgtcatacaggatggcagtgccttgctgtcctcaggccaccatgataagcgttcatttaccagcttctccatcaacctAACTACACAGGAGGgcaatgacactgggcgatacgaggcaaggtctgtcatgtctttaccaggcttcagtaccggaactacatgtgccaccttccatgacggaggaacatcgccagtctcccaaactcgattgatgaagttgaggagctcctttctgagttgcaagggcagattattcagcatttgattggtgatgctgtcgggacctggtgaacaccggcgccgcaggccactgagcgcagtctgaagctcacgaagcgtgaacgggacgtccatgatagacctggaggaagcaggcggtgtatatatatctattccagaatcagcacgtacgagtgcgtctgcaaattcctctgccgagcacgcaataggtttttccttgcgttttgcaagagcttcaaaaggcttcgaagggcgagattctccagcaaggctgccaataactcgccatattctcgttatcggtgagaacacagtcaaactagcacagaatgaggcccattgcgacctgtaaagcttgttcgtgtgccgtctaatagcagaattcagcctattgaaggtcgtcttcagttgcctgtcgtccttccgcacgagttggcgctccgcccttcttctcgctgcgcaagggttcctgagttttaaatccggggccgaaaatgatcaggtaacttgaccgccgtagttgctgctaccTTACTAGAAATCAtgttgtcaacaacatcaccagaaacacgttttaggtgctttctgtacttgtcccagttgaccacgttgctaattttaggaccatgcatacgaaagtcggcagcaaacacaaaaatcggatagtgatcacttcccatgcggtcgggtgctgttgaccaactcacgcggacgtcaggtgaatgcagtgtcaggtctatagctgtcgctgaggctggaggccggaaaaaagtggggcttccgtcattagcaacacacaggtccaaactgtcaataacctctacaagtttgcgtccacgggaatccgtgttcctgtcaccccaaacggcatgatgggcatttaaatcaccgcagatgattatAGGTgttgggcagcggtcgcagagctgctgtagaaacaaatctaatgctaccttcttccgcggagacacgtacacggatgcaatagaaagggttcgagagccgagctgtattcttgcagccgctacctcaatgtcatccgtgcaaagatcggcaacgcttagagaaacatgtggaatttctcttcttatgtaaagcgcagcacttcctgcaggcaatgactttatgctgcagtttttatgggcgacatatccagtcaaacatctcccgcttggcaggccagcttctgaaagggccaatactggaacacaagtctctttcaagaatagtttgagttcagctaaccgacttaaaatcccagcgcagttccactgcaatataaacggcacttttcggtgcgtatgagatccacgaggtttagccctatccattttagttcgcaaggaagtttgctgcgaaggtggaaattagggactcaaaagaaagcaccagctgtaggaagttcttcaggttaccaggcgccatcgctagaacatgtgaacgcagggccccaaacaaaacatggagaaggtcagacataccttgatttttgagctccttatttcgcgcaacgcactcacttataacatcgataaaagatgccaacggggacacactcttggccgcagtagctggttttttttttcacttgtgcatatgagggtcccccttgccgtggagtctggctgtgatccggccgctcaagaacatggacactttttgctggaggtcgaacagtcgactcgcgcgcactgggccttggcgtcttgctggactcaggtctcttagggacattgttgggcaacgcaacaacatcagactccaatactgggaactcgtctaatccagggacaggcgtctcagtcggtggggtttttggaccagcaataaaggacatccgacggtgcagagcgctcacacggaaggggcagcctccgaaactcgctggatgatcgccaccgcaattggcgcaagcaaaatctgccctgcaggttttaaagtcgtggtcgcctccgcaccgcttacagcgtcgatccgtTGTGCAAACTTTgaccacgtgcccaaaccgttggcatctaaaacaccgtggaggagcttcagtgaaatctgcaactgcgtgttttgtgaatcccagatcaattttttcggggcgctctgagttgggagcgaatgtcaacacgatagagttggtaggtttcgcagcccattcttttcctggagactccacacgacgcacaagtcgtttcacgtgcagtacaccttgtggtttcagataatcaagtaggtcgcgttctgaataccactttggtacacccttaataacacaggtgttcttcatgtaggaatggggcaaccgcacgttaactttgatgccaaaaatctgagagctctgcaggagcttgtcaacctgctcttccgtcgagacatccagctgaagagccccgtgcatggtggaCCGACTTCGaaccggagctgatcccagcagtgattgaatggccgcgaaaagtaagatgggattcttctctctgaAATCAACCCCCtatctgtgggctcaaccaccgggatccctaccgttcgttgcttgctaTGACTCTTCAACTTGAAGCcttcgttgtccacgtcagccatatcggccactgactcgtcaccgtccacgatcgttgactcagccccactaagcgatgaggtctcactggacgggtggtcgagtccatgatctggtcgctccacagtctgggaagccatggccgcctcttccgagacagcctcctttgaatggcgtggtccctttaggcttgccggcgccggagcacgCACCGACAACAGCACGGAAGTGCAAAGGTGCGCAATAGCTCTCGCCGTCAGCACTCGCCcccaaaacaagcaaatatgcATTAGTATACAGACTTCAACGAAGAATGCCGAAACTATGCGCAAAGATGTATCTCGCCGATCGCACATGAAGTCCTGCACCGAAACCAACACATCCCGCCAGTACGCCTAGTCTGGACACCTGGACATGCGTCTCTTCCTGTTAATGAGGGCGGTCACGAGACAGCCCGCGACCTCACCCTCCGTGCGCTAGCGGAAAGCCAACCCAACCCAGACTGGGCGGAAAGTATCCCACTTATACGTACGCAGACATATTACAATACCACAGGCTATCCCGTAAAACAGTCTCTGCCCACATACGAAACCAGCTGTGAAGAAGCCGCCAAATGGCGCCAGCTATAGACCAGAATCCAGCGGAATCCAGAGCCGCTCTCGGGCGCGGCCATTTTCCACCGACTGGCGCGCCGCAGTGTGGGCGTTTCTTTGCGGACTGCGAGGCTGCGGCAGCTCCGCGGCCGCGCCTGCATATAGCCGCGATTTACTTCCCTTCGGACGTTAAAAAAACGTTGTCCAGCATACTTCCACAGCGTCGTTGTGTTGCAGGAGGTCTTTGCTTTATCAAAGGGATAAAACTGATGCGTTAATCATGACATATAGTTTGGCACTCACGTTAATTGGGCCGGCGATTAGCACGCGCTCGCGCTTATATCGCTACCGTTTTGGTGCTCCATCACAGAGAAAACTTTTTTTGTCAGCATCAAGCATTATGTGCACAGCTAGCATGCAATTTCAATTCCAATGCGCCCTTAATCTTGCCTGCCGGCCATAAAGCACCCACCACAAATAGGGCTTTCTTTTCGCCAGCTACGTGGTGCACCGGTCACAACAAATTATCGTTGTGAGCACAACTGAGCCACAGGGctaacagaaaacaaattttctCATGATTTATGGTGCTTGGCGCACAAAAACGTATTCTCGTTTAATTTATCCAAGATTGAATCAATATCAGCCGAGAGGCCAGCTTTCACGAATTCTGCTGACCGAAGTCGTGTCTAGTTTCTTTGGAAGCTCTCGGCGCGTGTGACAGCGTCGCGTAGCCGTTTGGCCACGTGTCATAGAATGTAGTAAAATCGTGTATATATTGCTGTGATTCAGGTAAGTACCAACAGCAGAAAGATACTACGGTTAGCCCTTCACCCCACGGACCCCTCTGAGATACATACGGAACTAGAAACTTAAATTGTTGGCGGTCGCGCTTACATCCCCATGCACGAAATGTGTTTAACTGGAACAATAGCCAGCTCAGCGCACGGATGTCTAAGACGTACTGGCGATTGAAAACACGCGGTTCGCCTGGACAACCTTCGATCAGCAGCTGGCCGATCCGGTTACCGCTTGCACATCACTGCACCATCcaatcaaatcaataaatatacattCTGATACATAAAATTATCATAGATGGTAGCGTGCGTAACAAACGGCAACAAACGGCACACCAGCGCATAAATGTGCTTGTAAGTACCTGTTTTCAATCCACACCGTATGCCTGGTCGACTACCCTCGCATATGTGTGTAACAATGTGTAACAGTGTGTGTGTCAGCTAACCGTAGAACGGTCTCGGAAAATGTGAatagtgatgcacagcacacacccacacacgTTAGGTGATAGAGCGCATCAGCGACGGAAGCGAAGAACACGTAAACACTCATTCTACGCGCCGCCGTCGCGACCCGGCCGCAGTCCAACGTgccgcgcgcgccgacagatggcgactggtgtcgagagTAGGAGCGCTCCCGCAGCCTGCGTGTGAGGGTAAATGAATCTTGTCTATACAAACTAACACCTTACCCAGCCTCATGTACCGGAACACCTTGCACCCTGTGGGGTTTTAATATTTGATTTAATtgatttatttccacaaacaagcagGTACAAGGTTGTGGTGGAAAACAAGGGGAAAAAGCTTCAAAGAAAGGCAGCTTGATTGGCCCAAAATTCTGTttacaatggcagcagcagggcaGGAGGGAAACTTGttgaacaaaaatgaaaaagaacgaAAGACCAAAGGCAAAATTCATATAACAATTAAAAATATGCAGAAATGCATGAAAAAAggtagaaaggaaagaaaaataagcagAAGTACAACCGTATGGAGTCGTGGACGCAAGAACATTTTGTACAGATTTCTAGCGGAACAAATGAGCACATCGACATTATATCTGGAAAGGTCATTCAATAAACTGGGCAGCTTGTGGCATAACATTTGCTGACCATAATTAGTACGTAGGTGAGGAACACACCAAGTCTCGGCAGCTCGAGtatttcctctttcctactgagctgattatctgctgctggataggtcttacgaccgagcttataatgagaaattattgCATGGAATGTTGtgggaggtgttcctcgcgtggaggcggcgcgtcagcggcgatcgaccggaaagtgagccctcaggcggtcgcgtgcgccttctcgtttCCCCACACGCCCTGATGAGCTGCggaccagatcagtgagattagctctgatggtacttgGCCTTCTCTCAGAATTTTGGCGGCTGCAGCAGCTCCAAGCTTGGAGAGAATGCTGCTGAGCAGCGAATATCATCATGTCCCGCTTCCTAATTATCCCTTCGACAGACAACTGTATTGTAGGGGTAACTAAAAGCCATGGGGGTTTTTCTCTATCCCCTTTCCAAAATTCATATCTTGGAAGAAGCTGGCGGTAGTGTTGAAACACTTGATATATATAACTTCCATCTCGTTCATGAGGCGTGGAAGCTAATGGGTGCCTTTCATGTCAGGAGGAAAATGTGCCCGCAGGTCTCCCTTGTTCGTAACACTTCAAACGAAGGCTGCCTTGCCTCGGAGCGCTGGAAGTTGCTTGACTAACTCCCAAGTACACGCAGGGACTCCTAGCTAACAGTCTTTGCAAGCGTTCCTCCACGAGGTTCGCGACATACCGTGAAGAATCGTGGAGTACGCAATCTTTTTATATATGAGTGCATTGTGAACTGCGAGCAGAGATGACGAAGAACAGCCCCAGGACGAAGTCTGCAAGGCACATTCATAACAGTGCTCACCTGGTCTTCGATAGATTTTATATGAGGAGCCCAAGAGAGTAGTCTGTCAAGAACTACACCCATAAAACGGTGCTGCTTAACAGACGCTAAAGGTTGACCGTTGATGCAGAGTCGGAAATCCTTCAGATTCTTACGAGTAAAAGGCAGAACGGCTGTTATTGCCTGAGAGAACGTCATCCCTCTCTCTTGTAAAA containing:
- the LOC144110285 gene encoding 4-galactosyl-N-acetylglucosaminide 3-alpha-L-fucosyltransferase FUT6-like, whose amino-acid sequence is MDSTEKGASAKHEETQFVKAPVAEPRNLRCFFVGVCFLCASMTIFALIYTDFKLPKWTTWTSTRRLQKRVKILFWTKAFGAWNEVYNFTSSGLTPHDNCPVPCFLTNNRSLIRTVDAVVIHDRDADGNNLPKYRAPHQRWVYWNLESPAHSRPQQMKKLKKVFNWTYTYRRDSDVWHPYSFVARLTPERSSSPPFVTWTNRSKLVVWLVSNCRTPSGRMQFVKELKKHIPVDIYGTCGNLKCLRRLGCPASFGRTYYFYLALENSICPDYVTEKFYVNALQNEIVPVVFGNYSDLAPPGSYINALDFASPKHVATYLKAVAADPSRYQKYFAWRNTHGIVPSGITDHCALCKALYEARPENRKVYKNIVRWWHGNGSLCTSWKPVRAPDTVAPAGRTMSPGFAATLRPTGSTFQEEKSIGRNNKSEH